One part of the Arcanobacterium phocisimile genome encodes these proteins:
- a CDS encoding dihydrodipicolinate synthase family protein yields the protein MMTEFRGVIPPVVVAEHEDGTFDAESYQRGLDRMIHAGVHGVFALGSSGEGAFATPSRREEILRATNEVVAGRVPVLAGVIDTQTDRVIEHVKQAEKIGVDGIVATAPFYALGGMPQVERHFRQVGAATDLPLFAYDIPVCVHVKLPPALLMRLGEDGVITGVKDSSGDDVSFRFLLQDNERAGHPLSLLTGHEVVVDGAYLGGADGSVPGLANVDPAGYVRQWNAYQAGDWETVRKEQDRLSDLMRIVMVPSSTTGFGAGVGAFKTALKVLGVFESNKMPEPVSVLLPEEEEGIAQVLRHVGLMD from the coding sequence ATCATGACAGAATTTCGTGGAGTTATTCCACCAGTAGTAGTTGCCGAGCATGAAGACGGCACGTTCGATGCAGAATCATACCAGCGCGGCCTAGATCGTATGATCCATGCCGGTGTTCATGGAGTTTTCGCTCTAGGTTCATCCGGTGAGGGTGCATTCGCTACTCCTAGCCGTCGCGAGGAGATCCTACGCGCAACCAACGAAGTTGTTGCTGGTCGCGTCCCGGTTCTCGCTGGCGTTATTGATACCCAGACTGATCGCGTGATCGAACATGTCAAGCAAGCAGAGAAGATCGGCGTCGACGGCATTGTTGCCACCGCACCGTTCTATGCGCTTGGCGGTATGCCACAGGTTGAACGTCACTTCCGCCAGGTTGGCGCAGCGACCGATCTTCCATTGTTCGCCTACGACATCCCAGTATGTGTACACGTCAAGCTTCCACCAGCACTCTTGATGCGCTTGGGTGAAGACGGAGTCATTACCGGTGTGAAGGATTCTTCCGGTGACGACGTTTCCTTCCGGTTCCTTCTTCAGGACAACGAGCGTGCGGGTCACCCACTGTCTTTGCTCACCGGTCACGAAGTTGTTGTCGACGGCGCATACCTCGGTGGAGCTGATGGTTCGGTTCCAGGCCTTGCTAACGTTGACCCTGCTGGCTACGTTCGCCAGTGGAATGCCTACCAAGCAGGTGATTGGGAGACCGTTCGTAAGGAACAAGATCGTCTTTCTGACCTTATGCGCATCGTTATGGTTCCTTCATCAACTACCGGCTTTGGTGCTGGCGTTGGAGCATTCAAGACTGCGCTGAAGGTCTTGGGCGTTTTTGAATCCAACAAGATGCCAGAACCTGTTTCCGTTCTTCTTCCTGAGGAAGAAGAAGGAATCGCACAGGTTCTTCGCCATGTTGGTTTGATGGACTGA
- a CDS encoding ABC transporter ATP-binding protein has translation MTSQDTPIIELRDVKVTFSTRTGSLFKPNKIQAVRGVNMKVMPGQTLGIVGESGCGKSTTANVMCGLQMATSGHVYFNGEEITKRSADARRRVGRVVSVVFQDPATALNPRMVVQDQLADPLRVHKIGTEAERKKRVSDLISMVGLPASALDALPGQLSGGQRQRVAIARALALEPKAIIADEPTSALDVSVRAQILNLLTDLKKELNLAMVFISHDIQTVRYVSDRIAVMNKGLVVEEGPADELLANPKDAYTRKLLGAAPSLLHPTL, from the coding sequence GTGACTTCACAGGATACTCCAATCATCGAGCTGAGGGACGTCAAAGTCACCTTCTCAACTCGTACTGGCTCGCTTTTCAAGCCCAACAAGATCCAGGCCGTTCGCGGCGTCAACATGAAAGTCATGCCTGGCCAAACCCTCGGAATCGTTGGCGAATCCGGTTGTGGTAAGTCAACAACCGCAAACGTTATGTGCGGTTTGCAGATGGCAACCTCTGGTCACGTGTACTTCAACGGAGAAGAAATCACCAAGCGCTCTGCCGATGCTCGTCGTCGCGTCGGGCGTGTGGTCTCCGTCGTCTTCCAAGATCCAGCTACTGCTCTTAACCCACGTATGGTTGTCCAAGATCAGCTCGCCGATCCGCTCCGTGTACATAAGATCGGTACTGAGGCCGAGCGCAAGAAGCGCGTAAGCGACCTCATATCGATGGTTGGCTTGCCAGCTTCTGCGCTCGATGCGCTGCCTGGTCAGCTTTCCGGTGGACAGCGTCAGCGCGTGGCTATTGCCCGCGCTCTGGCTCTGGAGCCAAAAGCGATTATTGCTGACGAACCAACGTCTGCACTGGACGTTTCCGTTCGCGCGCAGATCCTGAACTTGCTGACGGATCTGAAGAAAGAATTAAACCTAGCAATGGTGTTCATCTCCCACGACATTCAGACAGTTCGTTACGTCTCTGACCGTATCGCTGTTATGAATAAGGGCCTCGTCGTCGAGGAAGGACCAGCTGACGAACTGTTAGCTAACCCGAAGGACGCTTATACTAGGAAACTTTTGGGTGCTGCGCCTTCATTGCTCCACCCGACTCTATAA
- a CDS encoding dipeptide/oligopeptide/nickel ABC transporter permease/ATP-binding protein, with protein sequence MGNKEKLAKVTQPGARFSRIRNMSLGSRIALLVLALIAFISLIAPWIAPYEPDAIFGKWTPPNAEHIFGTDHVGRDILSRLLYGGRFSMLIGICSTAIALFFGAIIGSIAAVVRKSISEVIMRILDIIMAVPGIAMAAVTVLVFSARFSSDNLAGILLVIVCSIAFVYTPQLARIVRANVMSAYGEDYVRAIIVSGARAPWILTQHVMRNTAAPVLVFATVLVADAIILEASLTFIGSGLQSAMVPTWGNVLSDASANISVMLGKWWTAFFPGIMIMITVLCLNILSEGITDAMVAAPKGVSVAQVDATSKREADKLLLDPRKAYAEQAASLQARIDALREVEVKRSDRFMSDPEVQPLLEVKNFSIKFPRHGDVNVVDNVSFTVSPGETMGLVGESGCGKSITALSIMGLIDPRAELSGELLYKGKNLLEMSVAERQGLLGHEMAMIYQDALSSLNPAMLIKSQMKQLTSRGGTRTAEELLELVGLDPKRTLESYPHELSGGQRQRVLIAMALTRDPKLIIADEPTTALDVTVQKQVIALLNELREKLGFAMIFVSHDLALVAEVAHSITVMYAGQVIEQAPTSELLLNPTHEYTRGLLGAVLSIESGSGRLHQVPGTVPSPKDFPRGDRFAPRSSHPDYGLDIRPVLTEVGPRHYYAALPPRPESQNTDTAKAGEEL encoded by the coding sequence ATGGGAAACAAAGAAAAGCTAGCAAAAGTTACTCAACCAGGTGCGCGTTTCTCACGCATCCGTAATATGAGCCTGGGGTCACGTATTGCGCTCTTAGTCTTGGCACTCATCGCTTTCATCTCATTGATTGCTCCGTGGATTGCCCCCTACGAACCAGATGCTATCTTTGGCAAGTGGACCCCACCAAACGCTGAGCATATCTTCGGTACTGACCACGTCGGGCGTGATATCCTCAGCCGGTTGCTCTACGGTGGCCGCTTCTCGATGCTCATCGGTATCTGTTCCACAGCAATCGCATTGTTCTTCGGCGCCATTATCGGTTCGATCGCGGCAGTTGTTCGCAAGTCGATCTCCGAAGTCATCATGCGTATCCTCGACATCATCATGGCAGTGCCAGGCATCGCTATGGCAGCTGTGACCGTGCTGGTGTTCTCCGCACGTTTCAGCTCCGACAACCTAGCAGGTATCCTGCTCGTGATTGTCTGTTCGATCGCCTTCGTCTACACGCCACAGCTAGCTCGTATTGTGCGCGCTAACGTTATGAGTGCCTACGGTGAAGATTACGTTCGTGCAATCATCGTCTCCGGTGCACGAGCACCATGGATTCTTACTCAGCACGTTATGCGTAACACCGCAGCTCCAGTGCTCGTGTTCGCAACTGTTCTTGTTGCAGACGCCATCATTCTCGAAGCATCCTTGACCTTTATCGGTTCCGGTTTGCAGTCAGCAATGGTACCAACCTGGGGAAATGTTTTGTCAGATGCTTCAGCCAACATCTCGGTGATGCTCGGAAAGTGGTGGACCGCTTTCTTCCCCGGCATCATGATCATGATTACCGTGCTGTGCTTGAACATCCTCTCTGAAGGCATCACCGACGCAATGGTCGCAGCACCTAAGGGTGTCTCCGTCGCTCAGGTTGACGCAACCTCCAAGCGTGAAGCAGACAAGCTTCTTCTCGATCCACGCAAGGCATACGCAGAGCAAGCCGCATCACTCCAGGCACGCATCGACGCGCTCCGCGAGGTAGAAGTCAAACGTAGCGATCGATTCATGTCAGATCCAGAGGTTCAACCGCTCCTCGAAGTTAAGAACTTCTCCATTAAGTTCCCCCGCCATGGTGATGTGAACGTCGTCGATAACGTTTCGTTTACCGTTTCGCCGGGTGAAACGATGGGTCTGGTTGGTGAATCTGGCTGTGGTAAATCCATTACGGCATTGTCCATCATGGGCCTGATTGACCCACGGGCAGAACTTTCGGGCGAGTTGCTCTACAAGGGGAAGAATCTCCTTGAAATGAGCGTGGCAGAGCGTCAGGGACTTCTTGGCCACGAGATGGCTATGATTTACCAAGATGCGCTGAGCTCGCTCAATCCAGCAATGCTTATTAAGTCTCAGATGAAGCAGCTAACTTCGCGTGGTGGCACTCGCACCGCAGAAGAGCTTCTCGAACTTGTTGGCCTTGATCCGAAGCGTACCTTGGAATCCTATCCACACGAGCTTTCCGGTGGTCAGCGCCAGCGCGTGCTTATCGCAATGGCACTTACCCGTGATCCAAAGCTCATCATTGCGGACGAACCGACAACCGCGCTTGACGTCACGGTTCAGAAGCAAGTCATTGCGTTGCTCAACGAACTGCGCGAAAAGCTCGGATTTGCCATGATCTTCGTGTCACACGATTTAGCTCTCGTTGCTGAAGTTGCGCATTCGATTACAGTTATGTACGCAGGCCAGGTTATCGAACAGGCACCTACAAGCGAACTCTTGCTCAATCCAACCCACGAATACACTCGTGGATTGCTCGGTGCCGTGCTCTCCATCGAGTCTGGCTCTGGCCGCCTCCACCAGGTTCCTGGAACAGTTCCATCGCCGAAGGACTTCCCACGCGGTGATCGCTTTGCTCCACGTTCCTCACACCCAGATTATGGATTGGATATCCGTCCGGTACTGACCGAAGTCGGACCGCGCCACTACTACGCAGCGCTACCTCCACGTCCAGAATCGCAAAACACCGATACCGCAAAGGCAGGTGAAGAACTGTGA